The following are from one region of the Vanessa atalanta chromosome 5, ilVanAtal1.2, whole genome shotgun sequence genome:
- the LOC125064399 gene encoding histidine-rich glycoprotein-like produces MISKIFLFTTVLLAVNAQHHSHGHATSSQSIIRHDISHNQHGYSVEPVGHHTAYHQPISVHAAPVHEAITVQHIAPVVHSAPAVHHVAPIVHHSAQIAHHSVPSVHHVAPVVHHATPTINHVAQIAHHASPNVHYSAPVIHHSVPTVHHAVPVVHHVAPVVHHAAPSAHHVAPVVHHAAHSVHQVAPVVHHAAQSVHQVAPVVHHAAQSVHHVAPVVHHAAQSVHHVAPVVHHAAQSVHHVSPVVQHAASSLHHVTPVVHHATPVHQYAQSHQDYYAHPKYEFEYSVADHHTGDIKSQHESRDGDHVTGYYSLHEPDGSVRTVHYNADKHSGFNAQVQHSAPSTHIQPQHQQPHYSQSHH; encoded by the exons ATGATATCTAAA atttttCTGTTTACAACTGTGCTATTGGCAGTCAATGCACAGCATCACTCACATGGACATGCAACTTCTTCCCAGTCAATAATCCGTCATGACATTTCGCACAACCAGCATGGATATAGCGTCGAACCCGTAGGACATCACACAGCGTACCATCAACCTATTTCGGTTCATGCCGCCCCTGTCCATGAAGCAATCACTGTTCAACATATCGCCCCTGTTGTTCACTCAGCTCCTGCCGTTCATCATGTTGCTCCTATCGTACACCACTCTGCCCAAATAGCTCATCACTCTGTTCCTTCTGTTCATCACGTAGCCCCTGTTGTTCATCATGCGACTCCTACTATAAATCATGTAGCTCAAATTGCCCATCACGCCTCTCCTAACGTCCATTACTCTGCTCCCGTAATTCATCATTCAGTCCCTACTGTCCATCACGCAGTACCTGTCGTTCACCACGTAGCACCTGTAGTACATCATGCTGCACCCTCTGCCCATCACGTTGCCCCTGTGGTACATCATGCTGCACACTCTGTCCATCAAGTTGCTCCTGTAGTGCATCATGCTGCACAATCAGTCCATCAAGTTGCTCCTGTAGTTCATCATGCTGCACAATCAGTCCATCATGTTGCTCCTGTAGTTCATCATGCTGCACAATCAGTCCATCATGTTGCTCCTGTAGTACATCATGCTGCACAATCAGTCCATCATGTTTCTCCTGTAGTACAGCATGCTGCTTCTTCTCTTCACCACGTTACCCCCGTGGTTCACCATGCAACTCCTGT ACATCAATATGCTCAAAGCCACCAAGATTATTAC GCGCATCCAAAATATGAGTTCGAATACAGCGTAGCCGACCATCATACTGGTGATATCAAATCGCAGCATGAATCTCGTGATGGTGATCACGTAACTGGATACTACAGTCTGCATGAGCCCGATGGTTCCGTGCGCACTGTACATTATAATGCTGACAAGCACAGCGG TTTCAACGCTCAAGTACAACACTCTGCACCTTCCACCCACATCCAGCCGCAACACCAGCAACCTCATTACAGCCAGTCTCATCACTGA
- the LOC125064400 gene encoding larval cuticle protein A2B-like, translating into MFAKAIVACALLVVAHGGLIASPHGAISSQSIVLGHPAPAIATHAVGPALAAPAYGLGLGHGAIVSHGPVLHAPVAHAVAPVEVYSHPRYQFNYGVTDGHTGDQKSQWESRDGDVVKGQYSLVEPDGTIRTVNYSADDHNGFNAVVSRQGHAAHPAAAVAHAPIAVAAPLGHGHLIHG; encoded by the exons ATGTTCgcaaag GCTATTGTTGCTTGTGCTCTTTTGGTGGTGGCTCATGGTGGACTCATCGCGAGTCCTCACGGAGCTATTTCATCTCAAAGCATAGTACTAGGACACCCAGCTCCTGCCATCGCCACTCACGCTGTCGGCCCTGCTCTGGCCGCACCAGCTTATGGATTGGGACTAG GTCACGGTGCTATCGTCTCTCACGGCCCCGTGCTGCACGCGCCGGTCGCCCACGCCGTTGCCCCTGTTGAGGTTTAT TCCCACCCCCGTTACCAGTTCAACTATGGTGTCACTGACGGCCACACTGGCGACCAGAAGAGCCAATGGGAATCTCGTGATGGGGACGTTGTAAAGGGCCAGTACTCTCTTGTCGAACCCGATGGCACCATCCGTACCGTCAACTACTCTGCCGATGACCACAATGG ATTCAACGCTGTAGTCAGCAGACAAGGCCACGCGGCGCATCCCGCCGCCGCCGTTGCGCACGCGCCAATTGCTGTAGCCGCACCTCTTGGCCACGGTCATCTCATCCACGGCTAA
- the LOC125064030 gene encoding uncharacterized protein LOC125064030: MAKLLALLVILGNIFLSSQQEDHFIDDSIRHQPSVEDNPNYSFGYGVSDTHTGDVKTVWEAKQGDTVKGHYSVIEPDGSMRTVEYSSGPNSGFTSSVNNDGLPPELTADDGIMEDKVLRDYDRYYDFSEDTDVEQPYKGSDRKRNRHPYESLFKDYSLMKRPKYPTDLEPSEYTHSFSIKHPHEDLDSDTTAHSHVGFKFDPSCKTKHKKKNNLYTNIDLDFRRQKYPSLTSDSYNNDFDKYVGDSSNMEKLIQMYKHNEKYKSSKPEEYTSWTSTKHGHQGLSDVQLEDTYSDYIPPRPKKKYKPHKNPEPFEAEDLDDYVLVPKKKVKKPYRPVESSEYQPDIDEGYDDNYDDDRYHKPPRGNHKEVVRKIVKKKKPAINILDIFDI; the protein is encoded by the exons ATGGCTAAGCTACTAGCCCTGTTG gTTATCTTagggaatatatttttatcatctcAGCAAGAAGACCACTTCATTGATGACTCTATAAGACACCAACCATCCGTTGAA gataatCCAAATTACTCCTTTGGCTATGGAGTTTCTGATACTCATACCGGTGATGTTAAGACTGTTTGGGAAGCTAAACAAGGTGACACTGTTAAAG GTCATTACAGTGTAATAGAACCAGATGGCTCTATGAGAACTGTAGAATACTCTTCTGGACCTAATTCTGGATTTACGTCATCAGTCAACAATGATGGTTTACCCCCTGAACTAACAGCTGATGATGGTATTATGGAAGACAAAGTTCTGAGAGATTATGACAGATATTATGACTTTTCAGAGGACACTGATGTAGAACAACCATACAAAGGGAGTGACAGAAAACGGAATCGACATCCATACGaatcattatttaaagattattcaTTAATGAAACGACCGAAATACCCAACCGATTTAGAACCTAGTGAGTATACTCACAGCTTCAGTATCAAGCACCCACATGAAGATCTAGATTCTGACACAACGGCACACAGTCATGTAGGGTTTAAATTTGATCCAAGTTGTAAAACGAaacacaaaaagaaaaataatctttacacCAACATAGATTTAGACTTTCGAAGGCAAAAATATCCTTCTTTGACGTCAGACTCTTACAATAATGACTTTGATAAGTACGTCGGTGATTCATCTAACATGGAGAAACTTATACAAATGTATAAGCACAATGAGAAGTATAAATCCTCAAAGCCTGAAGAATATACTTCATGGACATCAACGAAACATGGTCACCAAGGCTTATCAGATGTGCAATTAGAAGATACTTATTCTGACTACATTCCTCCGAGacctaaaaagaaatataagccTCATAAAAACCCTGAACCGTTTGAGGCTGAAGATCTCGACGATTATGTTTTAGTGCCTAAGAAAAAAGTCAAAAAACCTTATAGACCAGTAGAATCCTCTGAATATCAACCAGATATAGATGAGGGTTATGAtgataattatgacgatgacagGTACCATAAGCCCCCACGGGGCAATCATAAAGAGGTAGTACGAAAAATCGTTAAGAAAAAGAAGCCtgcgataaatattttagacatattcgatatataa